The region GATCCGCACCCACAACCGTCTGGTGGACATCATGAACCCCACCAAGAAGACGATTGACAGCCTCATGACCCTCGATCTGCCCACCGGTGTGGACATCGAGATCAAGACGGTGGGAGGCCGCGCATGAAGGGCATCCTCGGCACCAAGATCGGCATGACCCAGATCTGGAAGGGCGACAAGGCCATTCCCGTGACCGTCGTGCTGGCCGGCCCCTGCCCCGTCGTGCAGCGCAAGACCGCTGCCAGCGACGGCTACGAGGCCGTGCAGATCGGCTACGCGCCCAAGCGCGAGAAGAGCGTCAACAAGCCCGAAGCCGGTCACTTCAAGAAGGCCGGGGTCAGCCCCGTGCGCTTCCTGCGTGAATTCCGCGACTTCAACCCCGAAGGCGACACCGTCAGCATCGACATCTTCGCCGAAGGCGAGAAGATCGACGCGACCGGCACCAGCAAGGGCAAAGGCTTCCAGGGCGTCATGAAGCGCTGGAACTTCAAGGGCGGCCCCGCCAGCCACGGTTCCAAGAAGTGGCACCGCCGCCCCGGCTCGATCGGCCAGCGCAAGACGCCCGGCCGCGTGTACAAAGGCAAGCGCATGGCCGGCCACATGGGCATGGAGCGCATCACCGTCCAGAACCTCGAAGTGGTCGAGATCCGCGCTGACGAGAACATCATCCTGGTCAAGGGTGCAATCCCCGGCGCCAACGGTGGCCTCGTCGTCCTGCGTCAGGCCGCCAAGGGAGGCAAGTAACACATGGCGCAGATCAACGTCATCGGCAAGAACGGGGGCCGCACCATCGACCTCGAACTGCCGGAAGTGAACAGCGGCGTCCTGCACGACGTCGTCACCTGGCAGCTCGCCAGCCGCCGCCGCGGCACGGCCAGCACCAAGACCCGCGCGGAAGTCAGCAAGACCGGCAAGAAAATGTACGGTCAGAAAGGCACCGGTAACGCCCGTCACGGCGACCGCAGCGTCCCCAGCTTCGTGGGCGGCGGCGTGGCCTTCGGCCCCAAGCCCCGCAGCTACAGCTACACCCTGCCCCGCAAGGTCCGTCAGCTGGGCCTGGCCATGGCCCTGGCCGCGCGCCAGGAAGCCGGCAAGCTGATCGCCGTCGACGGTTACGACCAGGACGGCAAGACCAAGAACTTCGTCGCCTGGGCCAAAGAGAACGGCATGGACGGCAGCGAGCGCGTGCTCATCGTGACCGATGACGCCGCGACCCGCCAGGCCGCCCGTAACGTCGCCTGGGCCACCGTGCTGCCCGTCGCCGGCCTGAACGCCTACGACATCCTGCGCCACGAGCGCCTGGTGATCGACGCGGTCGTTCTCGAGCCCGCGCAGGAAGGGGAAGAGGCATGAGCCACTACGACATCATCCAGGCCCCCGTGATCAGCGAGAAAGCCTACGCTGGCATGGAACGCGGCGTGTACTCCTTCTGGGTCAGCCCCAAGGCCACCAAGACCGAGATCAAGGGCGCCATCCAGAAAGCGTTCGGCGTGACCGTGATCGGCATCAGCACCATGAACGTCCCCGGCAAGCGCAAGCGCGTCGGCCGCTTCATGGGCCACCGCGCCGACCGCAAGAAGGCCATCGTACGCCTCGCCGACGGCCAGACCATCGCCGCCCTTGAAGGCCAGGCCTAAGGAGAGATTGAACATGGCCGTCAAGAAATACCGTCCCTACACCCCCAGCCGTCGCCACATGACGACTGCGGACTTCAGCGGACTGACCAAAAAGCGCCCCGAAAAGGCGCTCACCGAGGCGCTCCCCAAGACCGGTGGCCGTAACAACCGCGGCCGCATCACCAGCCGCTTCATCGGCGGCGGTCACAAGCGCCTGTACCGCATCATCGACTTCAAGCGCCGCGACAAGGCCGGCGTGCCCGCCAAGGTCGCCGCGATCGAGTACGATCCCAACCGCAGCGCCCGCATCGCCCTGCTGAACTACGTCGACGGCGAGAAGCGCTACGTGCTCGCGCCCGAAGGCCTGCAGGTCGGCGCCATGGTGAACTCCGGCCCCGAAGCCGAACCCAAGCTCGGCAACGCGCTGCCCCTGCGCTTCGTGCCCGTCGGTGCCGTCGTGCACAGCGTGGAACTGATCCCCGGCAAGGGCGCCCAGCTCGCCCGCAGCGCCGGGACCAGCATCCAGGTGCAGGGCAAGGAAGGCGACTACGTCATCCTGCGTCTGCCCAGCGGCGAACTCCGCCGCGTGCACAGCGAGTGCTACGCCACCATCGGTGCCGTCGGCAACGCCGAGCACAAGAACATCAACATCGGTAAGGCCGGTCGCAGCCGCTGGCTCGGGCGCAAGCCCCACCAGCGTGGTAGCGCCATGAACCCCGTGGATCACCCCCACGGCGGTGGTGAAGGCCGTACCGGCGCGGGCCGCGTGCCCGTCAGCCCCTGGGGCCAGCCCGCCAAGGGCCTGAAGACCCGCAAGAAGCGCAAGAACAGCGACCGCTTCATCATCACCCGCCGCGGCGGGAAGTAAGGGAGGGTAGGACATGCCCCGTAGCCTCAAGAAGGGCCCGTTCGTGGATGACCACCTCCTGAAGAAGGTCGACGTCCAGAACGAAAAGAAGGACAAGCGCGTCATCAAGACCTGGAGCCGCCGCTCCACCATCGTTCCCGAAATGATCGGTCACACCATCGCCGTGCACAACGGCAAGCAGCACGTGCCCGTCTTCGTGAACGAGCAGATGATCGGCCACAAGCTCGGCGAATTCAGCCCCACCCGCAACTACCGCGGTCACGGCGCTGACAAGAACGCCAAGGGGAGCAAGAAGAAATGACCGCTCCTGAATTCCGCAACAAGAAGCAGCGTAAGCAGAACGTCAAGCTGCGCACGCCCGGCAAGGCCATTGCCAAGTACGTCCGCATCAGCCCCCGCAAGGTGCGCCTGGTCGTCGACGTGATCCGCGGCAAGAGCGTCCGTGACGCCGAGGACCTGCTGCGCTTCATCCCCCGCGCCGCCAGCGAACCCGTCGCGAAAGTCCTGAACAGCGCCAAGCACAACGCGCTGCACAACGACAACATGCTCGAGGACCGTCTGGTCATCACCGCTGCGTACGTGGACGCCGGCCCGACCCTCAAGCGCCTGATCCCCCGCGCCCGTGGCAGCGCGAACATCATCAAGAAGCGCACCAGCCACATCACCATCGTCGTGGGCGAGAAGGGGAACAAGTAATGGGGAACAAGATCAACCCGAACGGCTTCCGCCTGGGCATCACCCGCACGTGGAACAGCCGCTGGTACGCCGGTAAGAAGCAGTACGCCGGCCTGTTGAAGGAAGACGAGAAGATCCGCAAGCTCGTCCAGCGCAAGCTGAACGCCGCCGGCATCGCGCGCATCGAGATCGAGCGCGCCGGCCAGCAGGTCAACGTGATCATCAGCGCCGCGAAACCCGGCATCGTGATCGGCAAGGGCGGGGAGTCCATCAAGGAACTCCGCCAGGACATCGAGCGCCTCGTGTCCGCCGGCACCGTCGCCGTGAACGTCGCCGAGATCCCCAACCCCAACATCAGCGCGCCCCTGGTCGCCCTGCGCATCGCCGAGCAGATCGAACGCCGCTTCGCGTTCCGCCGCGCCATGAAGCAGGCCGCCCAGCGCGTGATGGAAAGCGGCGCCCGCGGCGTCAAGATCATCCTGTCCGGTCGCCTCGGTGGCGCCGAGCAGGCCCGCACCGAGATGGTCCGCGAAGGCCGCGTGCCCCTGCACACCCTGCGCGCCGACATCGACTACGGCACCGCCCGCGCCGAGACCACCTACGGCAGCCTGGGCATCAAGGTCATGGTCTTCACCGGTGAAGTCATCGGCGGCAAGACCGAAACCTACGCCCGTCCCCAGCGCCGCAACGACGAGCGCCGCCGTGAAGACGGTGACCGCCCCAACCGCCGCCGCCCCGCCGCGCGGCGCCGCCCCGGAGGTGAGTGATGCTTCTTCCCAAGCGCACCAAGTTCCGTAAACAGCACCGCGGCCGGATGACCGGTGACGCCAAGGGCGGCGACTACGTCGCGTTCGGCGACTTCGGCCTGATCGCCCTGGAACCCGCGTGGATCAAGAGCAACCAGATCGAGGCGTGCCGCATCGTGATGAGCCGCCACTTCCGCCGCGGCGGTAAGATCTACATCCGCATCTTCCCCGACAAGCCCGTCACCAAGAAGCCCGCCGAAACCCGAATGGGTAAAGGTAAAGGCGCCGTGGAGTACTGGGTCAGTGTCGTCAAGCCCGGCCGCGTGATGTTCGAAGTGTCCGGCGTGACCGAAGAGCAGGCCAAGGAAGCCTTCCGCCTGGCCGGTCACAAGCTGCCCATCCAGACCAAGATGGTGAAGCGCGAGGTCTACGATGAAGCTCAGTGATATGCGTAACCTGCAGGCCGCCGATTTCGCCAAGGAAATCGACAGCCGCAAGAAGGAACTGATGGAGCTGCGCTTCCAGGCGGCCGTGGGCAACCTCGCCCAGCCCCACCGCGTCAAGCAGCTCCGCCGTGAAGTGGCTCAGCTCAACACCATCCTGAGCGAGCGCAGCAAAGGGGAGCAGGCATGAAGAAGACCTTTACCGGCGTCGTCGTCAGCGACAAGGCCGACAAGACCGTCAGCGTGAAGGTCGAACGCAAGTTCGCCCACCCCCTGTACGGCAAGGTCGTCACCCGCAGCCACAAGTACGCTGCGCACGACGAGAACAACGAGTACAAGATCGGTGACCGCGTCGAGATCATCGCCGTGCGTCCCATCAGCAAGACCAAGACCTGGAAGGTCACCAAGCTGATCGAGCGCCCCCGCGGCATCGAGACCACCGCCGTGGAAACCGAGGGGGGTAAAGCATGATCATGCCCCAGTCCCGCCTCGACGTGGCGGACAACAGCGGCGCCCGCGAGATCATGTGCATCCGCGTGCTCAACAGCGGCATCGGCGGCAAGGGTCTCACCACCGGCGGCGGCGGCAACAAGCGCTACGCCCACGTGGGTGACATCATCGTCGCTTCCGTCAAGGACGCCACCCCCCGCGGCACCGTCAAAGCCGGCGACGTCGTCAAGGCCGTGGTCGTGCGCACCAGCCACGCCATCAAGCGTGCCGACGGCAGCACCATCCGCTTCGACAAGAACGCCGCCGTCATCATCAACAACCAGGGCGAGCCTCGCGGCACCCGCGTCTTCGGGCCGGTCGCCCGTGAACTCCGCGACCGCCGCTTCATGAAGATCGTGTCCCTGGCCCCGGAGGTGCTGTAATGCCCCGTCCCAGCGCTGGTAGCCACCACAACGACAAGCTGCACATCAAGAAGGGTGACACCGTCATCGTCCTGAGCGGCAAGCACAAGGGCAAGACCGGCAAAGTGCTGCTGGCTCTGCCCCGCGACCAGAAGGTCGTCGTGGAAGGCGTGAACCTCGTCACAAAGAACGTCAAGCCCAGCCCCGCCAACCCCCAGGGCGGCCAGGAGCAGCGCGAGCTGGCCCTGCACGCCAGCAAGGTGTCCATCGTGGACCCCGAGACCGGCAAGGCGACCCGCATCCGCAAGACCATCGTGGACGGCAAGAAAGTCCGCGTGGCCGTCGCGAGCGGCAAGAACATCGACTGACCACTCCGGGCCGCCGCCCACCCAGATGGACTCGCGGCGGCCTGAGCGGCGCTCTCTGAAAAACTGGGAGACCGCTCGAAGGAACCCACCATGCAGCAACTGAAAACCAAGTACAACGAGCAGGTCCGCCCTGCCATGATGCAGCAGTTCGGCTACTCCAGCGTGATGGCCGTGCCCCGCATCGAGAAGATCGTCGTCAACGAAGGCCTCGGCAGCGCCAAGGAAGACTCCAAGGCGATCGACAAGGCCGCCAAGGAACTGGCGCTGATCACCCTGCAGAAGCCCATCGTCACCAAGGCGAAAAAGAGCATCAGCAACTTCAAGCTGCGCCAGGGCATGCCCGTGGGCATCAAGGTCACGCTGCGCGGCGAGCGCATGTTCGTGTTCCTCGAAAAGCTGATCAACATCGGCCTGCCCCGCATCCGTGACTTCAAAGGCGTGAACCCCAACGCCTTCGACGGCCGCGGCAACTACAACCTGGGCATCAAAGAACAGCTGATCTTCCCCGAAATCACCTACGACATGGTCGACAAGGTGCGCGGCATGGACATCACCATCGTGACCACCGCGAAGACGGACGAAGAAGCCCGCGCGCTCCTGCAAGCCATGGGCCTGCCCTTCCGCAAATAAGGACGGATGAACAATGGCTAACACCTCGAAAGTCGTCAAAGCTGCGCGCGGCCACAAGTTCGCCGTGCAGAACTACAACCGCTGCAGCCGCTGCGGTCGCGCCCGCGGGTACTACCGCTTCTTCGGCCTGTGCCGCATCTGCATCCGCGAGATGGCGCACAAGGGCGAACTGCCCGGCGTGAAGAAAGCCAGCTGGTAATCAGCTGACACCCCTCAAGGCCTCCCCACCCGGGAGGTCTTTTGCATTGGCTTACTGGTGAGGTCACTGGGCCAGGTAGGCCGCCCAGAGGTCATCCACCGACACGCCGAACGTGGTGACCCAGAACGGGCCGGGATTCCCGCCGCGTCGCAGCACCCCGTCCAGCGCCCGGATCAGGCCCGGGCGGCGCGTGCGTTCCAGCCACAGCAGGAACCCCGCCGTGACCCGGTACCCGTCCCGGTACGAGGTTGCCCGGTCCGGCGCGGAAATCGCCCACCCGGCGTTCGCCGGGGTGTACAGGTACCGGATGGCGTCCGCGATGCCCTCCGTCCACCACCACTCGGTGACGCCCGCCGGGTAGTTCTGGACGAGGTGGGTCAGTTCGTGGGTCAGCAGTCCAGGATCACCGTTCGACTGCGTCAGGTACGCCGCGCTGATATCCACGCGGCCGCAGCAGGCATTCGCTACCCCCGGATCCTGGGGCGTGAAAGTCCGCACGGTTGTGACCACGTCCGGGTAGGGTGCCGGACCGTCCCGGAGGAAGCACGCGATCTTCGGGTACACCTGAGCGAACTCGGCCTCCAGCGGCGCGACCAGGGAGGCCGCGACCCCCGCCTCGTTCCGGGTGAGCATCGTGACCGTCACGGGAGCGCAGGTGCGCAGGGAATCCTGGATGCCCGCGTCATTCGAGTAGCGGGGCGCAGGTGTGGACGGGTCCCCCTGCCCGCTGTTTGCGCCGCAGGAGGCCAGCAGGAGGGTGATGGCCAGGCTCAGACGTGATGATCGAAGGGTCATACGTCACGGTACAGAGGAGGGGGTGACCGCAGCGTGACCGGCCTCTCGCCCCTTCTCGTGACAGAACTTGAGACTGCCGAAGAGAACTGATACACTCTCAAGTTGCCGTGCCTTGAAAGAGGAACGGACGCAGTGCCCCCCGGATACGAACCTGTCGCCTTGAGAGGTCATCGTCCGGTGGTGGTGAAGACCCAACAGAAGAGACGCGCCACCTTGTGGCCCCCGCTTCCACTTGGGGAGAATCGCGCCCGACCGCCAGCTTGCCTGGGGCCGGGCCACCTGCCGGGACCAGGCCCCTACGGGGAACCAGCCCGGATCAACACCAGCCCATGGAGGCTACATGTTGAGTGATCCCATCGCCGATATGCTCACGCGCATCCGCAACGCGACGCGCACCCACAAGGAGACCGTGGACGTCCCGGCCTCCAAGTTCAAAGAGCAGCTGGCCAAACTGCTCGTGGCTGAAGGCTACGTCGCCAGCTACGAGCGTCTGCTGCCCGAAGGCCAGAAGTTCGACGTGCTGCGCCTGACCCTGAAGTACGGCGCCAAGCGCGAGCAGGTCATCAAGCACATCGAGCGCATCAGCCGCCCCGGCCGCCGCGCGTACGTGAGCGCCGAGAACCTGCCCCGCGTGCAGCGTGGCCTGGGCCTCGCCGTGGTGTCCACGAGCAAGGGCCTGCTGGCCGACCGCGACGCGCGCAAGCAGGGCGTCGGCGGCGAAGTCATCTGCGTCCTCTGGTAATCCCCACAGGGATTCCCGGCGCGCGAGCATCTCACCTGACCCCTCGGCCCCCACAGCGGGCAGGCCGAACTTAAGGAAGAAGGAGGACAGACCATGTCCCGAATTGGCAAACAGCCCATCGCCGTCCCGAACGGCGTGACCACGAGCGCCCAGGACGGCGTCTTCAAGGTCAAGGGCCCCAAAGGCGAACTGACCGTTCCCTACAACACCGAACTGACCATCAAGCAGGACGGCGACCAGCTGCTCGTCGAGCGTCCCAGCGACGCGCAGCGCCACCGCGCCCTGCACGGCCTGACCCGCACGCTCGTGGCGAACGCCGTCAAGGGTGTCAGCGACGGCTACACCATCAACCTGGAGCTCAAGGGCGTCGGTTTCCGCGCCAAGCTCGCCGGGAAGGCCCTGGAACTGACCATCGGTTACAGCCACCCCGTCGTGATCGAGCCCCCGGCTGGCGTGAGCTTCGCCGTGCCCGAACCCACCAAGATCGACGTGAGCGGCATCGACAAGCAGCTCGTCGGTCAGGTGGCCGCGAACGTCCGTAAAGTCCGCAAGCCCGATGCCTACCACGGCAAGGGTGTGCGCTTCGCTGGTGAGAAGATCAGCCTCAAGGCCGGTAAGGCTGGCGCCACCGGCGGGAAAGGGAAGAAATAATGGCTGCCCAGACGACCGTGCGCCGCAAGCTCCGCGCCCGCCGCAAAGTGCGGCAGGCCGCCGGAGATCGCCTGCGCCTGAGTGTGTACCGCTCCAGCAAGCACATCTACGCCCAGATCATCGACGACAGCAAAGGCGTCACCGTGGCTGCCGCCAGCAGCGCCGCTGTCAAGACGGGCACCAAGACCGACACCGCCACCGCCGTGGGCAAGGCCCTCGCGGAAGCCGCTCTGGCCAAGGGCGTCAAGAAGGTTGTTTTTGACCGTGGTCAGTACCGCTACCACGGACGCGTGAAAGCGCTCGCCGACGCGGCGCGGGAGGGTGGCCTTGACTTCTAACCGACGTAACGACCGTATGGACCGCGAAAGCAGCGAATTCGAAGAGAAGATGCTGTTCGTCAACCGTACGAGCAAGACCTACCAGGGCGGCCGCCGCTTCCGCTTCGCTGCACTCGTGATCCTGGGCGACCGTAACGGCCGCGTGGGCATGGGCATCGGCAAGGCGAAAGAAGTGCCCGTGGCCATCGAGAAGGCCAAGAGCATCGCCCGCAAGAACATGATCATGGTGCCCGTCGAGAACGGCACCATCCCCCACGACATCGTGGGTGTGAACAGCACCAGCCGCGTGCTGCTCAAGCCCGCAGGCCCCGGTACCGGCGTGATCGCGGGCACCGTGCCCCGCAGCATCGCCGAACTGGCCGGCATCACCAACCTGCTGTCCAAGGAACTGGGCAGCCGCAACAAGGTCAACGTGGCGTACGCCGTGTTCGACGGCCTGAAGAACCTCCGCACCGCCAAGCAGGTCCGTGCCCTGCGCGGCGAGGCGCAGCCCACCGGAGGCGCCCAGTGAAAATCACCCTGAAGCGCAGCGTCATCGGTCGCCCTGGCTACCAGGTGAAGACCGTCCAGGCGCTCGGCCTGAAGAAGATCGGCCAGACCCGCGAGGTCAGTGACACCCCCGCCGTCCGCGGCATGGTGAACACCGTCAAGCACCTGCTGGAGGTGCAAGAATGAAACTCCACGAACTCAAGCCCAACGCCGGCAGCCGCAAGAACCGCAAGCGCGTCGGTCGCGGCCCCGGTGGCACCGACAAGACCGCCGGTCGCGGTCACAAGGGCCAGAAGAGCCGCAGCGGCGCTGGCAAGGGTAGCTTCTTCGAAGGTGGCCGCAGCCGCCTGATCGCCCGCCTGCCCAAGCGCGGCTTCAACAACGTCGGCGTGACGTTCGAAGTTGTGAACCTGGCGCAGCTGGCGAACATCGAGGACGCCACCATCGACCGCAACGTGCTGGAACTCGCGGGCCTCGTGCGCCGCAAGAACCGCCCCGTGAAACTGCTCGGCAGCGGCGAGATCGCCCGCGCCGTGACCATTCACGTGGACGCCGCCAGCGAAGGCGCCGTGAAGGCCGTGGAAGCGGCCGGCGGCAAAGTCATCCTGCCCGAAGCGAACGAAGCCGAGAAGGCGGAGTAAATGCTTCGCGCCTTCCGCGACGCATTCCGGATTCCGGATCTTCAGCGGAAGATTGTCTTCACCCTGCTGCTCCTCGCCGTGTACCGGCTGGGGAGCAGCATTCCCACACCAGGGGTCAACAGCGCCGCGCTGAGCAGTGCCACAGGCGGCGGTCTGTTCGGCCTGATCAGCATGATCTCGGGAGGCAATCTTTCGCAGTTCTCGATCTTCGCGCTGGGCGTGCTGCCGTACATCACGGCGAGCATCGTCATCCAGCTGCTGACCACCACGCTGCCCCCACTGGAGAAACTCTCCAAGGAAGGCGAGGAAGGCCGCAAGAAGATCAACCAGTACACCCGCTACGCCGCCGTGGCCCTGGGGACCTTCCAGGCCGCGTTCTTCGCGTCGTTCATCAACGCCAACCCCAGTTACCTGGCGGTCGGCTGGGAGCCGGGCCTGTTCACCATCCTGGTGATGGTCCTGACCCAGGTGGCGGGCATCGCGTTCACCATGTGGATCGGGGAGCGCATCACGGAAGTGGGCGTCGGCAACGGCATCAGCCTGATCATCACGAGCGGCATCATCGCCATGTACCCGCGCGAGATCGCGGCAACCGCCGCGCTGGTGCGTGAATCCGCCGACGCGCCGTGGCTGCTGCGCATCGTGGCGTTCGTCGCCGTGATCCTCGTGACCATCGCCGGGATCGTGTACGTGTACCAGGCCGAGCGCCGCGTGCCCGTCACGTACGCGCGCGCGCGTGGCGGCGCGGCCGGACAGGCCCGCAGCGCCGGTCAGGCCACCTGGCTGCCCATCAAGGTGAACCAGGCGGGCGTGATCCCCGTGATCTTCGCGTCGGCCATGCTGATCATTCCCAACCTGATCCAGCAGGGCACCGCGACCCGCGCGCCGCAGGTGAGCAGCTGGATCGCCACGTACCTGACGTTCGGGCAGCCGCTGTACATCGCGCTGGAAGCCCTGCTGATCTTCGGCTTCACGTACCTGTACAACAGCGTGCAGTTCGATCCCAAGCGCATCGCGGAGCAGCTGCGCGAGGCCGGGGGCTTCATTCCCGGCGTCCGCCCCGGCACGCCCACCGCGGAATTCCTGGGTACCATCAGCAGCCGCCTGAGCCTGTGGGGCGCCATCTTCCTGGTGATCCTGACGGTCATGCCGCAGCTGGTGCAGCGCTGGACCGGCATCACGACCTTCCAGTTCAGCGGCACCGGCCTGCTGATCATCGTGGGCGTGGCGCTCGAGACGCTCAAGCAGCTCGAGGCGCAGCTGACGGTCCGCCGTTACGACGGCTTCATCAGCAAGGGCCGCATCCGCGGCCGTATGAACCGCGACAGCTGACCCCAGCAACTGGCCCCAGCCCTGACGCGCGCCGCCCTCCCACCCGGGGGGCGGCGCGTTTGCTGTTCCCAGGGTGGGGACAGCCGCGCCCTGGGCAGGGCAACCTCAAGGCGACCTTCAGCCTCTATGCTGGGGGGTGAACGGAGGACTACAGTGACTCAACCCAAACACAACGTCGTCATCTTCCTCGGGCCTCCCGGCGCGGGCAAGGGCACCCAGGCGGAACGACTGGCGCAGGACAGGGGCCTGACCAAGATCAGCACCGGCGACATCCTGCGCGACCACGTGGCGCGCGGCACCGAACTGGGCCAGCAGGTCAAGCCCATCCTGGACGCCGGGCAGCTCGTGCCGGACGACATCCTGATCGCGCTGATCCGCGACAAGCTGGCCAGCATGGACGCCGTGCGCGTCATCTTCGACGGCTTCCCCCGCACCGGCGCGCAGGCCAGGGAACTCGACGTGCTGCTGGAGGAACTCGGCGCGCCCGTCAGTGCCGTGCCGCTGCTGGAGGTGCCGGATCAGGTGCTGATCGACCGGATCGTGGACCGGGGCCGTCAGGCCGCCGCGCGCGGTGAGGCGGTGCGCAGCGACGACACCGAGGAGGTGGCCCGCCGCCGCCAGGAGATCTACCGCGAGCAGACCCAGCCCCTGATCGACTACTACAGCGCGCGTGGCCAGCTGACCCGCGTGGACGGCGTGGGCAGCATGGACGAGGTCTACGGCCGCATCCTGGGCAGCATGAAGTAACGGTAGTTGCGAGGGGGCGGGTGGTTCCGGCTGAGGCTGGACCCACCCGCCCCCTTCGTATGCCCGGCAGTGCTCCCGGGTCGGCGCGCCTGATACGGATTCCGTTTATTTCGTTGACAGATCGGAACACCACCGATCTGCCAACTCCACGTCCGGAATCCGTTCCTCTCCTACTCGCATCCGCTCGGATTGAACGGCTTTATCAGCCATTCAATCGAAGTCCGTCTGAGTCGGCGCGCTTGAGTCGGATGGGGGAATGCACTACATTACGCTGGCAGCGTAACGGCTGGAAGGATGCCCCATGACGCCCACCCCCGACCCCATCCTGACCCTGGCCCCCGACGCGGGCAGCGCCGCCAGCGCCCGTAAGCTCGCCACGCCCACCGGGTGGCCCGACCTGCACGCCGGACCCACCCACCTGTGGGGGCACTGCCAGGGCAGCGGCGCGCAGCCCTACCTGACCGGGGTGGACCGCAGCGGCCCGGATGCCCCGGCCTTCAAGTGCTCGTGCCCCAGCCGCAAGTTTCCCTGCAAGCACGCCCTGGCGCTGCTGCTCCTGCACGAATCGCACCCGCAGCACTTCGGCTGCGACCCCGCCCCGGACCCCATCCGGAAGTGGCTGGACGGCCGCGCCGCGAAACACGCCCCGTCCGACTCCAGCCCAGCCGACACCGACCCGGCAGGGGAGACCCGCAGCGGCCCCGACCCCGCCGCGCAGGCCAGACGCCGCGCCGCCCGCGAGAAGAAAGTCAGCCTGGGCCTGGACGCCCTGCAGACCTTCCTGAACGACCTCGTCCGCGACGGAC is a window of Deinococcus grandis DNA encoding:
- the rplC gene encoding 50S ribosomal protein L3, whose translation is MKGILGTKIGMTQIWKGDKAIPVTVVLAGPCPVVQRKTAASDGYEAVQIGYAPKREKSVNKPEAGHFKKAGVSPVRFLREFRDFNPEGDTVSIDIFAEGEKIDATGTSKGKGFQGVMKRWNFKGGPASHGSKKWHRRPGSIGQRKTPGRVYKGKRMAGHMGMERITVQNLEVVEIRADENIILVKGAIPGANGGLVVLRQAAKGGK
- the rplD gene encoding 50S ribosomal protein L4, whose protein sequence is MAQINVIGKNGGRTIDLELPEVNSGVLHDVVTWQLASRRRGTASTKTRAEVSKTGKKMYGQKGTGNARHGDRSVPSFVGGGVAFGPKPRSYSYTLPRKVRQLGLAMALAARQEAGKLIAVDGYDQDGKTKNFVAWAKENGMDGSERVLIVTDDAATRQAARNVAWATVLPVAGLNAYDILRHERLVIDAVVLEPAQEGEEA
- a CDS encoding 50S ribosomal protein L23 — encoded protein: MSHYDIIQAPVISEKAYAGMERGVYSFWVSPKATKTEIKGAIQKAFGVTVIGISTMNVPGKRKRVGRFMGHRADRKKAIVRLADGQTIAALEGQA
- the rplB gene encoding 50S ribosomal protein L2, translated to MAVKKYRPYTPSRRHMTTADFSGLTKKRPEKALTEALPKTGGRNNRGRITSRFIGGGHKRLYRIIDFKRRDKAGVPAKVAAIEYDPNRSARIALLNYVDGEKRYVLAPEGLQVGAMVNSGPEAEPKLGNALPLRFVPVGAVVHSVELIPGKGAQLARSAGTSIQVQGKEGDYVILRLPSGELRRVHSECYATIGAVGNAEHKNINIGKAGRSRWLGRKPHQRGSAMNPVDHPHGGGEGRTGAGRVPVSPWGQPAKGLKTRKKRKNSDRFIITRRGGK
- the rpsS gene encoding 30S ribosomal protein S19, giving the protein MPRSLKKGPFVDDHLLKKVDVQNEKKDKRVIKTWSRRSTIVPEMIGHTIAVHNGKQHVPVFVNEQMIGHKLGEFSPTRNYRGHGADKNAKGSKKK
- the rplV gene encoding 50S ribosomal protein L22, which translates into the protein MTAPEFRNKKQRKQNVKLRTPGKAIAKYVRISPRKVRLVVDVIRGKSVRDAEDLLRFIPRAASEPVAKVLNSAKHNALHNDNMLEDRLVITAAYVDAGPTLKRLIPRARGSANIIKKRTSHITIVVGEKGNK
- the rpsC gene encoding 30S ribosomal protein S3; the encoded protein is MGNKINPNGFRLGITRTWNSRWYAGKKQYAGLLKEDEKIRKLVQRKLNAAGIARIEIERAGQQVNVIISAAKPGIVIGKGGESIKELRQDIERLVSAGTVAVNVAEIPNPNISAPLVALRIAEQIERRFAFRRAMKQAAQRVMESGARGVKIILSGRLGGAEQARTEMVREGRVPLHTLRADIDYGTARAETTYGSLGIKVMVFTGEVIGGKTETYARPQRRNDERRREDGDRPNRRRPAARRRPGGE
- the rplP gene encoding 50S ribosomal protein L16, with translation MLLPKRTKFRKQHRGRMTGDAKGGDYVAFGDFGLIALEPAWIKSNQIEACRIVMSRHFRRGGKIYIRIFPDKPVTKKPAETRMGKGKGAVEYWVSVVKPGRVMFEVSGVTEEQAKEAFRLAGHKLPIQTKMVKREVYDEAQ
- the rpmC gene encoding 50S ribosomal protein L29; protein product: MKLSDMRNLQAADFAKEIDSRKKELMELRFQAAVGNLAQPHRVKQLRREVAQLNTILSERSKGEQA
- the rpsQ gene encoding 30S ribosomal protein S17: MKKTFTGVVVSDKADKTVSVKVERKFAHPLYGKVVTRSHKYAAHDENNEYKIGDRVEIIAVRPISKTKTWKVTKLIERPRGIETTAVETEGGKA
- the rplN gene encoding 50S ribosomal protein L14, encoding MIMPQSRLDVADNSGAREIMCIRVLNSGIGGKGLTTGGGGNKRYAHVGDIIVASVKDATPRGTVKAGDVVKAVVVRTSHAIKRADGSTIRFDKNAAVIINNQGEPRGTRVFGPVARELRDRRFMKIVSLAPEVL
- the rplX gene encoding 50S ribosomal protein L24 encodes the protein MPRPSAGSHHNDKLHIKKGDTVIVLSGKHKGKTGKVLLALPRDQKVVVEGVNLVTKNVKPSPANPQGGQEQRELALHASKVSIVDPETGKATRIRKTIVDGKKVRVAVASGKNID
- the rplE gene encoding 50S ribosomal protein L5, with product MQQLKTKYNEQVRPAMMQQFGYSSVMAVPRIEKIVVNEGLGSAKEDSKAIDKAAKELALITLQKPIVTKAKKSISNFKLRQGMPVGIKVTLRGERMFVFLEKLINIGLPRIRDFKGVNPNAFDGRGNYNLGIKEQLIFPEITYDMVDKVRGMDITIVTTAKTDEEARALLQAMGLPFRK
- a CDS encoding type Z 30S ribosomal protein S14, whose translation is MANTSKVVKAARGHKFAVQNYNRCSRCGRARGYYRFFGLCRICIREMAHKGELPGVKKASW